In one Gossypium hirsutum isolate 1008001.06 chromosome D09, Gossypium_hirsutum_v2.1, whole genome shotgun sequence genomic region, the following are encoded:
- the LOC107892033 gene encoding uncharacterized protein gives MLEALIREGSFKWLLSKRSSFAEEVEELQRSPSAGRNWIPELSPVANIVVRRCSKMLETSSNELLESFNAEASDSVKSQHARNFLEYCCFKALALSTRVMGHLADKKFRRLTFDMMVAWEAPASASECLVNLDDDLSVGVEAFSRIAPAVPIIANVIICENLFNVLTISTDGRLHFSVYDKYLNGLERVIKRMKSQSESSLLSAVRRSRGEKILEVDGTVTTQPVLEHVGVSTWPGRLIVTDHALYFEALKVVSYDKPKRYDLSNDLKQIVKPELTGPWGTRLFDKAVLYKSISISEPVVIEFPELKGHTRRDYWLAIIREILYVHKFINKYRVTGVEKDDALSKAILGILRVQAIQEISSSNPVQFESLLMFNLCEQLPGGYFILETLAKMSKSRELDRGNNLVAGGGMYSISALAMVSNLGFVFDSCSSSSNPSEAGLLVGEVVVGEMSLLEKAVKESRDDYKRVVLAQETVAGVKVDGIDTNLAVMKELLLPVLEVGKGLLSLVYWDDPPKSLMFCLIFTFIIFRGWVGYALALMVLFFAIFMVLTRFFNQGRPVDEIKIIAPPPMNTMEQLLAVQNAVSQFEQLIQDGNIILLKFRALLLSVFPQASEKVAASLLLTALMVALLPGKYMFLLIFLEIFTRYSPARKASTERWMRRLREWWFSIPAAPVVLEREKEDKKKK, from the exons ATGCTTGAGGCTTTGATAAGAGAAGGATCATTCAAATGGTTACTTAGCAAGCGAAGCTCCTTTGCAGAGGAAGTTGAGGAGCTGCAGAGGTCTCCATCTGCTGGAAGGAATTGGATTCCTGAGCTCTCTCCGGTTGCTAATATCGTTGTGCGCCGCTGCTCAAA AATGCTGGAAACTTCTTCAAATGAGCTTCTAGAAAGCTTTAATGCCGAGGCATCAGATTCTGTGAAGTCACAGCATGCAAGGAATTTTTTGGAATACTGTTGTTTCAAGGCTCTTGCTCTTTCTACTCGAGTAATGGGTCATCTGGCTGATAAAAAGTTTCGACGCCTTACATTTGACATGATGGTGGCCTGGGAAGCCCCAGCATCTGCCAGTGAATGTCTAGTTAAT TTAGATGATGACCTCTCAGTTGGGGTGGAGGCCTTCTCTCGAATAGCACCAGCAGTTCCAATTATTGCCAATGTGATTATTTGTGAAAACCTTTTCAACGTTCTTACAATCTCAACAGATGGTCGACTTCATTTCTCTGTCTATGACAAGTACCTAAATGGACTAGAAAG AGTGATAAAAAGGATGAAGAGCCAATCAGAATCATCTCTTCTGTCTGCTGTTCGACGGTCAAGAGGAGAAAAGATACTCGAGGTGGATGGGACAGTCACTACTCAACCAGTTCTTGAACATGTTGGAGTATCAACTTGGCCAG GTCGGTTAATAGTGACAGATCATGCATTGTACTTTGAAGCCCTTAAAGTTGTATCTTATGATAAACCTAAAAGATATGATTTGTCAAATGATCTAAAGCAAATCGTTAAACCTGAGTTGACTGGACCATGGGGTACTCGACTTTTTGACAAGGCAGTCTTGTACAAATCAATTTCCAT ATCAGAACCAGTTGTTATAGAGTTTCCTGAGCTTAAAGGGCACACTCGGCGTGATTACTGGCTAGCAATAATCCGGGAAATTTTATATgttcataaatttataaataagtaCCGTGTAACGGGAGTTGAAAAGGATGATGCACTTTCAAAAGCTATTCTTGGAATTTTACGTGTGCAAGCCATTCAAGAAATTAGTTCTTCAAACCCTGTTCAGTTTGAGTCTCTTCTCATGTTTAATCTTTGTGAACAATTACCTGGGGGATATTTTATACTGGAGACTCTTGCAAAAATGTCAAAGTCTAGGGAGCTAGATCGAGGTAACAATCTTGTGGCTGGAGGTGGCATGTACTCAATCTCAGCCTTGGCAATGGTTTCAAACTtgggttttgtgtttgattcatgTTCAAGTTCAAGTAATCCAAGTGAGGCTGGACTTCTTGTTGGTGAAGTAGTTGTGGGTGAGATGAGTTTATTGGAGAAAGCAGTTAAGGAATCCAGAGACGACTATAAAAGGGTGGTGCTAGCACAAGAAACAGTTGCTGGGGTTAAAGTAGATGGTATTGACACAAATTTAGCTGTTATGAAG GAGTTACTTCTTCCAGTATTGGAAGTTGGGAAGGGCCTTCTTTCTTTGGTGTATTGGGATGATCCTCCAAAGTCATTAATGTTCTGCTTGATTTTCACGTTCATAATTTTCAg GGGATGGGTGGGTTATGCCCTTGCATTGATGGTGTTATTTTTTGCGATCTTTATGGTTCTTACGCGATTTTTCAACCAAGGCAGGCCTGTGGATGAAATCAAGATAATAGCACCTCCACCTATGAATACAATGGAGCAGCTTTTGGCTGTTCAGAATGCAGTATCTCAATTTGAACAACTTATCCAAGACGGAAACATCATTCTTCTCAAGTTCCGTGCCCTGTTGCTGTCTGTTTTCCCGCAG GCAAGCGAGAAAGTTGCGGCCAGTCTTCTGTTGACAGCTTTGATGGTGGCATTATTGCCTGGTAAGTACATGTTTCTCCTGATCTTTTTGGAGATATTTACGAGGTATTCCCCGGCGAGGAAAGCAAGCACAGAAAGATGGATGAGGAGATTGAGAGAGTGGTGGTTCAGCATCCCAGCAGCTCCAGTGGTACTTGAAAGAGAAAAGGAAGATAAGAAGAAAAAGTGA